The segment ACGAGGAGCATGACGGAAGCGAAGGCGCCGACGGCTTGGAAGGTGGGCGCGATGCCGATCAGCAGGCTGCCGACAGCTGCGAGGCCGACGGCGAAGGTCATGGACGTCTTGCGGCCGATCCTGTCGCCGATCCAGCCGAAGACAAAGCCGCCGAACGGCCGGGCGACGAATCCGACGGCGAAGATCGCCAGGGTGGAGAGGACCGCGGAGGTGGGGTCGGCGCTGCTGAAGAGGGCGCTGGCAATGAAGGGCGAGAACGTGGCGTAGATAGCCCAGTCGTACCATTCGACGGCGTTGCCGATGCCGGTGCCGATGAGTGTCCGCAGATGGGACTTGTGAATCTGAACGGTGGCTGAAGCGCCTACGGTAGCGGTCATGTCTTGCTCCAAGGTATGGGGTGGTGGTTAGTTGCCGGCGGCGAGCGTGGCGATGCGGGAGAGAGCGAGCTCGGCGTAGAGTGCCGCGCCGTCGGCCAGGACGCCGTCGTCGAAGGTGGCGTAGGGGGAGTGATTGAACGGTGAGGTGGCGTGGTCCACACCTCGTGGCACTGCGCTGAGGCCCACGAAGGTTCCGGGTACTTCGGCCAGGACGCGGGAGAAGTCTTCCGAGCCGCTGAGAGGCGTGGCCCAGCGGGAGAGCCTGGAATCGCCGACCATGCCCGAGATGACGTTCTCGGCCGTGTGCGTCTCGTCCTCGTCGGTAACAGTCATCGGGTATTCGGCGCGGTAATCGACGTCCACCTCGAGTCCGTGGGCTGCGGCGATGCCCTTGAGGAGCTGCGGAATCGAGGTCATCATCCGGTCGCGGGAGGCTTCGGAGAAGGTACGGATGGTTGCTTCGAAACGGGCAGATTCGGGAATGACATTCCGCTTGGTGCCGGCTTGCAGCACACCAACGGTCAGGACTACGGGATCGAACATGTTGAACTGCCGCGTGATCATGACCTGCAGTGCCGTGACCATTTCGGCGGCCGCCGTGACGGGGTCCTTGGCCGCATGCGGTGCCGAACCGTGGCCGCCGGCCCCCAGGATCGTCACGAAGAGACCATCCGAGGCGCTCATCATCACGCCCGGCTTGGTGCAGAACTGGCCATACGGTTCCAAGGACGAGAAGACGTGCATGCCATATGCGGCGTTCACGCGCCGGCCCGCGGCGTCCAGGACACCTTCGCGGATCATGTGGCCCGCGCCGTCGAAGCCTTCTTCGCCCGGCTGGAACATGAGGACGACGTCGCCGGCTAGCTGGTGGCGACGTTCGGCCAGGAGGGTTGCGGCTCCGGCGAGCATGGCGGTGTGGAGGTCGTGGCCGCAGGCGTGCATCGCGCCGTCGATCTTCGAGGAGAACCCGACGCCGGTGCGCTCCTGGACCGGGAGCCCGTCCATGTCGGCGCGCAGCAGCACCACGGGCTTGTCCGCCGAGGCGTAAGGGGCGCCCCCGCGCAAGACTGCGGTAACCGACGTCGTGCTCTCACCGAGGGTGATGTCGTAGGGAAGTCCGTCGAGCGCCTTGAGTACCTTTTCCTGGGTGCGTGGGAGGTCCAAGCCGATTTCCGGTTCCTGGTGAAGCTCGTGACGGAACCGGGCGATTTCTCCCTGCATCTCTTGGGCGTCTGCGGCGATCGACATCTGTTCTCCTGTTTCCTGAACGATTGGTAAGTATCCATAGCCATTGTGGAGTGATTCGACTCACAATCTTCCAAAGCCATGGAAAAATTCAGAAGCATGCCAGAATTAACAGGATCCACGCATCACCTAGGAGAGGATCGCTGATGGAACTCAGTGAAGAGGACCTCCGCCTGATCAATGCCCTCCAGATCTCGCCACGGATCAGTTGGTCCGATGCCGCCGACGTCCTGAACGTCCATGCCACCACCTTGGCCGCGCGTTGGGACCGTCTTCGCGAGTCCGGAGCCGCATGGACAACCGCCCACCTCATGGGCCATCCCAAGAACGCATGCCTGGCCCTCCTGGACGTCGACTGCGAAATGCACCTCAGGCCCGAAGTCACGGCTGCCCTCGCGGCAATTCCCGAGATCATCACGGTCGAGGAGGCCGCCAGCAACCGGGACCTGATGCTCACGGTCATCACCCGGGACCTCGGCGAGTTCAGCAGCCGGCTCTTGCCGCAACTGAAGGAAATCCGGGGCCTCACCAAGTACCGGACCTCGCTCTGCACCCGGATCCACACGAGCGGCTACGCATGGCGGCTCAACGTGCTGAGCCGGGCCGAGCAGCAAGCGCTGCGCGCCCTCGCCGGGCCGGAAACGGCCAATCCGTACGCCCCCGAGCAGATCGTCATCCCGCCGCCGGAGAGCCACCTGGCACTCCTTCCCTTCCTCGCCCGGGATGGAAGAGCCTCTGCCGCGGAGATCGCCCGCGCCCTGGGGCGACACCCTGCCACCGTGCAGCGGCAGCTCGGCCGGGTGCTCGCGAGCCGAATGCTGTCCTTCCGGTGCGAAATTGCCCAGCAATTCTCCGGGTACCCCATCACGTGCCAATGGTTCGCGAATGTTCCGGCCGGCCAACACAGCTTTGCAGCGGCCGAACTGCGGACCATCAGGAACATCAGGTTCACGGCCTCCACCACCGGGAGCACCAACTTTGTGATCATCATGTGGCTGCGTTCGCTGGCCGAGGTCATGGAAATGGAACTCGCCATCCAACAGCGCATCCCTAGGATTGAACTGGTTGAAAGCGTCGTCATGTTAAGCACGGCCAAGCGGGTCGGCTGGATGCTGAACCCGGACTCGACGGCGACTGGCGCCGTCGTGCCGACGGCTGCGGGTGAGTTGCTCCCCGTAATCTAGGGCGGACGACGGCGGGCCCACGGCTTGGGGGAGCGACCCACGGATTTGCTCACGCGGCCGGATCCTTCCACGGCTCGTCAGACGGGAAACCGCAGGCCTAGACTGTGGCTCTGAGGACGTCTCCGAGATGGGTGCCATGGCGCGATTGAGTTTTCTTGACAGATTCAGGCCAGTCGGTGCTCCGGGGCCCGCTGGCCCCGCCGGCGTGCCGTCCGCTGATGCCCAGGGGCCGGCCGCGGAACTGGGAGCCGTATTCGCCGCATTGGCCGGCGACGTCGCATCGTGCGCGGCACTTGTTGAGGAAGCACGCAAGAGTGCGGAACAGGACGTGCTCCGGGCCCGCCGGCAAGCGGCTGCGCTTTTGTCCCAGGCGCGGCTCGAGGCCGGTGCCGAGCGAGCCAACGCCGCCGCGCGGGCCGGACGGTCAGCATCGGAGAGGGACGCACAGCTTCTGGAACAGGCTCGACATGAGGCCGCGGCCGTGGAAGAGACCGGCCTGGCACTCATTCCAGGCGTCGTTACCGAGGTCATGGACAGCCTGTTGGCTCCGCAAGGCGCTGGACACGAATGAAGGCCGACTGGGTGGCTGCGTCTGTGCGTTCCCGAGCCATGGCGGAGCGCCGCGTTGGTGCCGGCAGCAGCCGGGAAATGGCTGCCCAACCGACCTTGGACCATGCCTTGGCATTGCTTCAGGAGTCAAGCTACGCGGAACGGCTCAGGGGAAATCCAGGACTTCTGGCAGCTGAGCGTGCCATCCACGAGTCGGTCCTCTGGCAACTGCGGGTCCTCGCCGGATGGCTTCCGGCGTCGGGCACCTCGCTTGCGCGAGCAGCCGCGGGAATTTTTGAAATTGAAAACGTCATGGCTTTGGCCCGCCGGCTTGCTGGCGGGGCAGAGGCACCCGAGCCCTATCACTTGGGAGCCCTTGCGACCGCTTGGCCCCGCCTGCAGTCGGCCGGATCCAGCGAAGAATTGGCCGCGGCCTTGCACGCATCAGCCTGGGGGGACGTCGGTGTTGCGCGTCCAGGCGACCTTAAGGATGCTTTGACCGTTGTGTGGGCACGGCGATTGGCCGCTGTGGCGCCCGCCGCACGGCCGTGGTGTGGAGCGGCATGCGTCCTGGTGGCAGCCAGGATCCTGACTGTCGACGGTGCGACGACGCCGGCCCCCGTCCTTCGCTTATTGGGGCCGGTCATCGGCCGGTCGTGGCAAGACGCCAAGGGGCTCGCCGAGTTCTCGTCGGCGCTCCCGCCGGGACTGCGGAACGTGGTCGTTGGTATTGAGTCACCGACAGATTTGTGGCGCGCCGAGGCCCGGGCGCGTGTCGTGGTGGAGCGGGACGCTTTCCAGTTGCTTCGTCGTCCGATGCCCGGACCCGACGTCGTGCTAGGCGCCATCGCGGTGCTGTTCACCGATGCGTGGCGGATCCGTGCCGCGCTGACTGCCGCAGCGGCGGGCGCCGGATCGAGCGAGGTGCTCGATGAGGCGGCGTGAGTCGGCGGCCCCTGTTCGGATGGCGCGGGTAGCGTTGCTGGCACCGGAGCGGAATCGGCGACGTGTGCTCGTCGAACTCGCCCGCCTGGGCATGGTCGAGTTGGACCTCCCGTACGTGCCGGGCAACGGCGCTGAGGAACTGGACAAGGCATCGGCCGCTGCCATCGTCTCCGGGCCGCTGGCGGGTCTCGTGGGCTGGGTGCCCCGGCGAGACATTCCGGACCTCTCGGCAGCCCTGGATCCGCTAGGGGCTGCGGTAGTTCCGTTGCCCCAGCCACAGTGGATCCAACCGCCCACAATGCTCGGTGGTCAGGGCCAAGCCCGCGCTTCCCGGACACTGGTGGACACCTACGGGACCGTTCCGTATGCCGACGTGGATCCTTCGCGCCTTGCAGGTATTGCCTACGTCCTGATGTTCGGGATGATGTTCGGCGATGTGGGACACGGAGCGATTCTCTTGGCCGCCGGTCTCCTGTTACGTGGTGGCCGCATCAAGAAGCTGGCCAAACTGCAAAGGGCGTGGCTTTTCGTGAGTGGAGCAGGTCTGGCCGCCATGCTCTTCGGAGCGCTCTATGGGGAGGCGTTCGGCCCCACCGGCCTGGTGCCGGTCCTGTGGTTGGAACCGCTTTCGAATCCGGTTCCGCTCCTGGTGGCCGGATTGGGGGTCGGAGCGTTCCTGCTTGCCGGCGCCTATGCCATCGGCACCATCAACCGCGTCCGGGAAGGCGGATGGGGATTTGCCCTGTACGCCCGCTCCGGCGTCGCGGGATCCCTGCTGTTCCTTGCAATCGGGCTGCTCGTTTGGGGCCTCGGCACGGGTACAGGGCTGCTGACCGCGGCGGCGGTCCTCCTCGCGTTCGGCTCGCTGGTCATTATCTTCATCGGCCTCTTTGTTGAGGCCGGAGGAGGTGCCGCCGCGATCTTCCAGGCCGTCGTCGAACTTGTTGATACGGTCATCCGCCTGGGCTCGAATCTTGTTTCTTTCGCCCGTCTTGCCGCTTTCGGATTGACCCACGCCGCGCTGCTGATGGTGGTCTGGAACGGCACGACGGCGTTATGGGCGCCGGATTGGCGCGCTGCTGCGGCGGTCCTCCTGTTCCTCGTGGGCAATGTGGTGACCTTCGCGCTTGAAGCGCTCGTAGCCGGAATCCAGGCTTTGCGCCTCGAATACTACGAACTGTTTTCACGAATTTTCCAGTCCGAGGGCCGCCGGTTCAGGCCATGGTCACCGGAACTGGCGCCCACGCCGACAGATGCGGCCACCGCTCTCCCAGTCATCCCCCTTGGCACCCCGGCTGAAAGGCAACTACCGTGAACCTCTGGTTCGGCACCGTTCCTGTTTTCCTCATCGCTGCAACGGGGGCCATCCTGCTCCTCAGGCGCTGGCGAAAGCCCGCGTTCAAAATCCTGGCGGCCCTCAACATCGCGGTGATGGCCGGATCGTTGGCGCTGCTGGCAGGGGCGCTGACCGCAGCACCGGCAGCCGCCTCCGGGGAGTGGCTCCAGCGCTTGCCGCGGCAGCCACCGATTCGCCACCCGGGGCCGGCGGCTCCGCGCTGATCGCAGCGGCCATCGCCGTCGCCGGTTCCTCGATTGGGGCCGCATTCGCCGTTGCCTATACCG is part of the Arthrobacter methylotrophus genome and harbors:
- a CDS encoding Lrp/AsnC family transcriptional regulator — encoded protein: MELSEEDLRLINALQISPRISWSDAADVLNVHATTLAARWDRLRESGAAWTTAHLMGHPKNACLALLDVDCEMHLRPEVTAALAAIPEIITVEEAASNRDLMLTVITRDLGEFSSRLLPQLKEIRGLTKYRTSLCTRIHTSGYAWRLNVLSRAEQQALRALAGPETANPYAPEQIVIPPPESHLALLPFLARDGRASAAEIARALGRHPATVQRQLGRVLASRMLSFRCEIAQQFSGYPITCQWFANVPAGQHSFAAAELRTIRNIRFTASTTGSTNFVIIMWLRSLAEVMEMELAIQQRIPRIELVESVVMLSTAKRVGWMLNPDSTATGAVVPTAAGELLPVI
- a CDS encoding V-type ATPase 116kDa subunit family protein — translated: MRRRESAAPVRMARVALLAPERNRRRVLVELARLGMVELDLPYVPGNGAEELDKASAAAIVSGPLAGLVGWVPRRDIPDLSAALDPLGAAVVPLPQPQWIQPPTMLGGQGQARASRTLVDTYGTVPYADVDPSRLAGIAYVLMFGMMFGDVGHGAILLAAGLLLRGGRIKKLAKLQRAWLFVSGAGLAAMLFGALYGEAFGPTGLVPVLWLEPLSNPVPLLVAGLGVGAFLLAGAYAIGTINRVREGGWGFALYARSGVAGSLLFLAIGLLVWGLGTGTGLLTAAAVLLAFGSLVIIFIGLFVEAGGGAAAIFQAVVELVDTVIRLGSNLVSFARLAAFGLTHAALLMVVWNGTTALWAPDWRAAAAVLLFLVGNVVTFALEALVAGIQALRLEYYELFSRIFQSEGRRFRPWSPELAPTPTDAATALPVIPLGTPAERQLP
- a CDS encoding M20 family metallopeptidase, translated to MSIAADAQEMQGEIARFRHELHQEPEIGLDLPRTQEKVLKALDGLPYDITLGESTTSVTAVLRGGAPYASADKPVVLLRADMDGLPVQERTGVGFSSKIDGAMHACGHDLHTAMLAGAATLLAERRHQLAGDVVLMFQPGEEGFDGAGHMIREGVLDAAGRRVNAAYGMHVFSSLEPYGQFCTKPGVMMSASDGLFVTILGAGGHGSAPHAAKDPVTAAAEMVTALQVMITRQFNMFDPVVLTVGVLQAGTKRNVIPESARFEATIRTFSEASRDRMMTSIPQLLKGIAAAHGLEVDVDYRAEYPMTVTDEDETHTAENVISGMVGDSRLSRWATPLSGSEDFSRVLAEVPGTFVGLSAVPRGVDHATSPFNHSPYATFDDGVLADGAALYAELALSRIATLAAGN